A DNA window from Salvelinus fontinalis isolate EN_2023a chromosome 28, ASM2944872v1, whole genome shotgun sequence contains the following coding sequences:
- the LOC129826427 gene encoding polyubiquitin-like yields MELTITLLNGDSHPLTVQPHTTLGSLKSLINQHFGVAMERQRLSGVNGNNISLSDDSKTLSDYGLHSGSKVMVLITEPTHIQVFLKNEKGQTHTYEVVSGETVTQFKAKVQNKEGVPANQQRLIHEGKQLDDGKKLEDYGVRNLSTIHLTLRLRGG; encoded by the coding sequence ATGGAACTCACTATAACACTTTTGAATGGGGACTCACATCCCCTGACGGTTCAGCCACACACCACTCTGGGGTCGCTCAAGAGTCTGATCAACCAACACTTTGGAGTGGCCATGGAAAGGCAGAGGCTGTCAGGTGTCAATGGGAACAACATCAGTCTCAGCGATGATTCAAAAACGTTGAGTGACTATGGCCTGCATTCAGGATCTAAAGTGATGGTGCTGATTACAGAACCCACTCATATCCAGGTGTTCCTGAAAAATGAAAAGGGCCAGACGCACACATATGAGGTGGTGTCAGGTGAGACTGTAACCCAGTTCAAAGCCAAGGTCCAAAACAAGGAGGGAGTCCCAGCCAACCAACAGAGGCTGATTCATGAGGGCAAGCAGCTCGATGATGGCAAGAAACTGGAAGACTATGGTGTCAGAAATCTAAGCACTATTCACCTGACGCTCCGTCTAAGGGGAGGCTGA
- the LOC129826428 gene encoding peroxisomal membrane protein 2-like has product MVPTTVPYCMVKRLLLDRLIFAPAFLLLFFFVMNIQAGKRWEDFQSKVNSSYWPALKMNWKVWTPFQFININYVSVEFRVLFANMVALFWYAYLASVRK; this is encoded by the exons ATGGTGCCTACCACTGTTCCATACTGCATGGTGAAACGCTTGCTCTTGGATCGCCTTATCTTCGCCCCTGCGTTCCTGCTGCTTTTCTTCTTTGTTATGAACATCCAAGCG GGTAAGAGGTGGGAAGACTTCCAGAGCAAAGTGAATAGTAGTTATTGGCCTGCCTTGAAGATGAACTGGAAAGTGTGGACCCCCTTCCAGTTCATCAACATCAACTATGTGTCTGTAGAG TTTCGAGTGCTGTTTGCCAACATGGTGGCCTTATTTTGGTATGCTTACCTTGCGTCTGTGAGGAAGTGA